From Candidatus Pedobacter colombiensis, one genomic window encodes:
- a CDS encoding DUF4302 domain-containing protein, with translation MKKQYLLLAVLSVLLFAGCDKKQDRVFDESPAARLNASIDNTYAAIKAKQAWVFSYYPGANQEYGGFNLFPNFTSAVDVTLQADYALTAQSSTFKIYAGAGPILTFDTYNSVIHYFGLPGYYTGIGTADGGMKGDFEFLVMSASPDSVVLKGRKYANLMKMRSVDVNQLPTIVANYKAAAATFNAFRTFKIEVNGTTYATTATTSTVNGSVRPNRYLNVTAKSMTISFIVTDTGIEFYKEYEIDGLKFSKLKYNAPDATYAKGYYSNTNNTMKLIPL, from the coding sequence ATGAAAAAACAATATTTATTATTAGCTGTATTATCTGTTCTTTTATTTGCAGGTTGTGATAAAAAGCAAGACAGAGTATTCGATGAAAGTCCCGCAGCAAGACTAAATGCCAGCATTGATAACACTTATGCTGCAATAAAAGCAAAACAAGCATGGGTATTTAGCTACTATCCGGGTGCAAACCAGGAATATGGTGGGTTTAACCTTTTTCCTAACTTTACCAGTGCTGTAGATGTAACCTTACAGGCCGATTATGCTTTAACCGCACAAAGCAGCACTTTTAAGATTTATGCAGGTGCAGGTCCTATTTTAACATTTGATACTTATAATTCAGTTATTCACTATTTCGGACTTCCTGGTTACTATACAGGTATTGGTACTGCAGATGGCGGTATGAAAGGTGATTTTGAATTTTTGGTAATGAGTGCCAGCCCAGACTCTGTTGTATTAAAAGGCAGAAAATACGCCAATCTCATGAAAATGAGATCAGTAGACGTAAATCAACTACCAACTATCGTTGCGAATTATAAAGCAGCTGCAGCTACGTTCAATGCATTCAGAACTTTTAAAATAGAGGTAAATGGTACAACATATGCAACTACGGCTACAACGTCTACGGTAAATGGTTCAGTAAGGCCAAACCGTTATCTAAATGTAACCGCTAAGAGCATGACCATCTCCTTTATAGTAACTGATACAGGTATTGAGTTTTATAAAGAGTATGAAATTGACGGTCTTAAGTTTAGTAAGTTAAAATATAATGCCCCAGATGCTACTTATGCAAAAGGATATTATTCTAATACCAACAATACAATGAAATTGATACCATTGTAA
- a CDS encoding DUF2147 domain-containing protein, which translates to MLAVCPIYAQKVIASAYPKEVVFKESSINYLPDKIVGKWISEKKNLIVEIYKSGIEFKAKVVWFDDQDDLSSPMDNRTDFRNPDPALRSRKLLGMEVLKQLKFKEESNSWEDGIIYDSINGKEWSSCAFFTDSGHLRVKGYWKLKMLCKSMDFLPYKGHIK; encoded by the coding sequence ATGTTAGCTGTCTGCCCAATTTACGCGCAAAAAGTTATTGCAAGTGCCTACCCCAAAGAGGTGGTATTTAAGGAATCTTCGATTAATTATCTCCCGGATAAGATTGTTGGTAAATGGATTAGTGAAAAGAAAAATCTCATTGTTGAAATCTATAAGTCAGGAATTGAATTTAAAGCGAAAGTTGTATGGTTTGATGATCAAGATGATTTGAGTAGTCCTATGGACAATCGAACCGACTTTCGAAATCCTGACCCCGCACTAAGAAGCCGGAAACTTCTAGGCATGGAAGTATTAAAACAACTTAAGTTTAAAGAAGAATCAAATAGTTGGGAAGATGGCATCATTTACGACTCGATAAATGGTAAGGAATGGAGTTCATGTGCTTTTTTTACAGATAGTGGCCACTTACGTGTAAAAGGCTACTGGAAACTTAAAATGCTCTGCAAAAGCATGGACTTTTTACCTTACAAGGGGCATATTAAATAA
- a CDS encoding RagB/SusD family nutrient uptake outer membrane protein — MKKRFIYIALCAVVSFSFSSCKKYLDELPDNRAELNNTDKISRLLVSAYPTNAYVVTTELASDNVDDYGPNYTSNRQTEQMYGWEDITETAGNDGVEKIWSSCYSAIASANQALTAIEELGNPSSLTAAKGEALVARAYGHFILVNVFAQHYSPANSATDLGITYMTKSEDKLNPKYTRNTVKEVYDYILQDLEAGIPLINDASYANANVAKFHFNKSAANAFAARVHLYMGNWTKAVEYASASFANTPTTYVRDYAKIATYAASFSDMAREYNNSLIKANFLITPAYSTMGTLFGGYTTLSRFVPGLAVSNYETITSKGPFGTFTTTGYRLKAFSYSTSSNKVLFAHLSYQFEYTDPVARTGYAHGVFTPFTFEEALLTRAEANIQLKNYTAALADMQYWGTFTYTTTTLPTLTEANINTWANSFAYFTPTAPTPKKKLNPEFTIEAGTQENMLHAVLYMRRLETYSAGLRWFDVKRYGIEITRRSTTGAVINSVSTNTLTVRDQRRAIQLPQDVIAAGLTPNPR, encoded by the coding sequence ATGAAAAAGAGATTTATATATATCGCGCTTTGTGCAGTTGTATCATTTAGTTTTTCTTCTTGCAAGAAGTACTTGGATGAGTTACCAGATAACAGGGCCGAATTAAACAATACAGATAAAATATCCCGATTATTGGTTTCGGCATATCCTACCAATGCTTATGTTGTAACTACAGAATTAGCTTCAGATAATGTTGATGATTATGGCCCAAACTATACAAGTAATCGTCAAACTGAGCAAATGTATGGCTGGGAAGACATTACTGAAACAGCTGGAAATGATGGAGTTGAAAAAATATGGAGTTCTTGTTACAGTGCAATTGCCAGTGCAAACCAAGCGCTTACGGCTATTGAAGAACTGGGTAACCCAAGCTCTTTGACGGCAGCCAAAGGTGAAGCCTTAGTGGCAAGAGCTTATGGCCATTTTATTTTGGTAAACGTATTTGCACAACATTACTCGCCTGCCAATTCTGCCACAGATTTAGGTATAACTTATATGACTAAATCGGAAGATAAGCTAAACCCAAAATATACAAGAAACACGGTAAAGGAGGTATACGATTATATCCTTCAAGATTTAGAAGCAGGTATACCTTTAATTAATGATGCATCTTACGCAAATGCAAATGTTGCCAAATTTCACTTTAATAAATCAGCGGCTAATGCATTTGCCGCAAGAGTTCATTTGTACATGGGCAATTGGACAAAAGCAGTAGAGTATGCTTCGGCATCCTTTGCAAATACACCTACAACTTATGTAAGAGATTATGCTAAAATTGCAACTTATGCAGCTTCATTTTCGGATATGGCCCGTGAATATAATAACAGTTTAATTAAAGCTAATTTTTTAATTACACCAGCATATTCTACTATGGGTACACTTTTCGGCGGTTATACTACCTTATCGAGGTTTGTACCCGGCTTAGCTGTTTCAAATTACGAAACCATAACCTCTAAAGGACCATTTGGAACTTTTACAACCACTGGCTACAGACTTAAAGCGTTCTCTTATTCAACAAGTAGTAATAAGGTACTTTTTGCCCACTTGAGCTATCAGTTTGAATACACTGACCCTGTAGCTCGTACTGGTTATGCTCATGGTGTATTTACCCCTTTTACATTCGAAGAAGCTTTACTTACACGCGCAGAAGCAAATATTCAATTGAAAAATTACACTGCTGCTTTGGCTGATATGCAATACTGGGGTACTTTCACCTATACGACCACCACTTTACCAACTTTAACCGAAGCAAATATCAATACCTGGGCAAATTCTTTTGCATACTTCACTCCTACTGCCCCTACACCTAAGAAAAAGTTAAATCCTGAATTTACGATAGAGGCTGGAACACAAGAGAACATGTTACATGCGGTTTTATACATGAGAAGACTTGAAACTTACAGTGCCGGCTTAAGGTGGTTTGACGTGAAAAGATACGGCATAGAGATCACAAGAAGAAGTACAACCGGAGCGGTAATAAATAGTGTATCTACCAATACTTTAACTGTTAGAGATCAAAGAAGAGCCATTCAATTGCCTCAAGATGTAATAGCAGCAGGTTTAACCCCTAATCCAAGATAA
- a CDS encoding putative zinc-binding metallopeptidase yields the protein MKIRYNLIYLLFITLIYTSCKKEKLSDKSVFVDTTLPKNALDNYIYNNYTVPYNIDVLYKYVDRETDLTYNLVPATYDGSVRLTKLLLYLGLQPYDNITGSKTFMKTYFPKLLTYIGSSPIKSNGTIVLGTAEGGKKINLYNLNNLAANSTSISYLNKYYFHVIHHEFQHILNQTKPFPTSFVTISGTGYVSDVWNTTYLTDGAAIAAGFISPYASSENTEDFAELYSFYVTLSATEYTAYLNSTGSTPAGIAIIAAKTDIVKTYMKNEFGIDMDLLRANIQSKAAGLPTFDQTTLP from the coding sequence ATGAAAATTAGATATAACCTTATATACTTGCTTTTTATCACATTGATTTATACATCATGTAAAAAAGAAAAGCTAAGCGATAAAAGTGTTTTTGTAGACACTACACTTCCAAAAAATGCTTTAGACAATTACATATATAATAATTACACCGTCCCTTACAATATCGATGTACTTTATAAATATGTAGATAGAGAAACTGATTTGACCTATAACTTAGTGCCTGCAACTTACGATGGCTCTGTTAGATTGACAAAATTATTATTGTACCTGGGTTTACAACCATATGATAATATTACGGGAAGTAAGACTTTCATGAAAACCTATTTTCCTAAACTTTTAACTTATATAGGTTCATCGCCAATTAAAAGTAATGGGACTATAGTGCTGGGAACAGCTGAAGGCGGTAAAAAAATTAATTTATATAATTTAAATAATTTGGCTGCAAATTCAACCAGTATCAGTTATTTAAATAAGTATTACTTTCATGTTATACATCACGAATTTCAGCACATATTAAATCAAACTAAGCCATTTCCGACAAGTTTTGTCACCATCTCCGGAACCGGTTATGTAAGTGATGTATGGAATACAACCTATTTAACTGACGGCGCTGCAATTGCAGCTGGTTTTATTTCTCCCTATGCTTCAAGTGAGAATACAGAAGACTTTGCTGAGCTATATTCGTTTTATGTTACCTTATCAGCAACGGAATATACTGCCTACTTAAACTCGACAGGAAGCACTCCGGCAGGCATCGCAATTATTGCTGCAAAAACAGATATTGTTAAAACCTACATGAAAAATGAGTTTGGGATTGACATGGATCTTTTAAGAGCAAATATTCAATCTAAAGCTGCCGGCTTGCCAACATTTGATCAAACAACTCTACCTTAA
- a CDS encoding TonB-dependent receptor encodes MKTKLKYFTLLFGALMPFFGAKAQFSLGGGTQQPTVTGRITAVILDSLTKKPIDYATISLLKVKDSKSVNGAVTDDKGKVVLQNVAPDDYKLSVGFMGYKTKMIPVKTTAGKPDQNMGIIYISPTADNLKEVEITGQKALVENKIDKLVYNAEQDITNAGGDATDVMRKVPMLSVDINGNVQLRGSSVRVLINGKPSGTMANSVADALKMIPAEQIKSVEVITSPSAKYDAEGSGGIINIITKKKTAEGMSGNVSATAGTRSNNGTFGLNVKTGRLAVNGSLGLNQAYPQNSKVVIANTSTIDGVTNNVLQDGYSKWSRVGYNGSFGMDYDINGYNNISTNVKMNRFSNGGPGSSLITRNGVVSTNIRDMDMSFNNLDWNVDYRKTTKREGEELSISAQLSAGRNGSDFSNRFISAGIPDVEVLGHNTGKNNEYTVQSDYVYPFSKTTVLETGIKGIFRNIKSDFDKAEQDFDYNQNVAAAYGVFGFKLTKKITVKAGLRAEYTKIDGLAGHTLDFNNDYFNLFPSMVISKTLKGMSTLKLSYNRRVQRPSLSYLNPFRNESDVFNPTQGNPKLAPELTDNIELGYSTFIKGSVITASVFYKNTQDVIESAIAPIVENGVSKNLISYINVGTSRSYGVNVFGSYNPKPKWTLMANLGLNTYDVNSPQYHVNTGTFLNYTAFARSAYALPKGWTTELWGVINAPKRTFQGKTDMMYFYGGAVKKEILKQKATIGLNVLNPFNRDLNIKTQNTTPNSTQKTDIHYPLRSFGVNFSYKFGKMNFNAKKKKVNNDDLKKDEQQQGGGAGGVGGLQGN; translated from the coding sequence ATGAAAACCAAATTGAAATATTTCACTCTGCTCTTTGGGGCATTGATGCCATTTTTTGGCGCAAAAGCGCAATTTTCCCTTGGCGGGGGAACTCAACAACCAACTGTAACAGGGCGGATTACTGCAGTAATTCTTGACTCTTTGACTAAAAAACCGATAGATTATGCAACTATTTCTCTGCTTAAGGTAAAAGACAGCAAGTCCGTTAATGGTGCTGTAACGGATGATAAAGGAAAAGTAGTGCTTCAAAATGTGGCTCCCGATGATTATAAATTGTCAGTTGGTTTTATGGGGTATAAGACAAAAATGATACCCGTTAAAACCACAGCAGGGAAGCCCGATCAAAATATGGGAATAATTTACATTAGTCCTACAGCCGATAATTTAAAGGAAGTAGAAATTACCGGACAAAAAGCATTGGTCGAAAATAAGATTGATAAGCTGGTGTACAATGCAGAGCAAGATATCACAAATGCAGGTGGTGATGCTACCGATGTGATGCGTAAGGTGCCTATGCTTTCAGTCGATATAAATGGGAATGTTCAGCTCCGCGGCAGCTCGGTTAGGGTTTTGATTAACGGAAAGCCATCAGGAACGATGGCCAATAGTGTTGCTGATGCCTTGAAGATGATCCCTGCAGAGCAGATTAAAAGTGTGGAGGTGATCACCAGTCCATCTGCAAAATATGATGCTGAAGGTTCCGGTGGAATCATTAACATCATTACCAAGAAGAAAACGGCAGAAGGTATGAGTGGCAATGTGAGCGCAACTGCAGGTACGCGGTCAAATAATGGTACCTTTGGCTTGAATGTTAAAACAGGCCGCTTAGCAGTAAATGGAAGTTTAGGATTAAATCAGGCTTATCCACAAAACTCAAAAGTCGTTATTGCTAACACTTCTACGATTGATGGAGTAACCAATAATGTTTTACAGGACGGTTATTCTAAATGGTCGAGGGTGGGATATAATGGTAGCTTTGGTATGGATTATGATATCAATGGTTACAATAACATTAGTACTAACGTTAAAATGAATCGCTTTTCTAATGGCGGGCCGGGTAGTTCATTGATCACCAGGAATGGTGTTGTTTCGACGAATATAAGGGATATGGACATGAGCTTTAATAATCTGGATTGGAATGTGGATTATAGAAAAACCACTAAGCGGGAAGGTGAGGAGCTAAGCATTTCGGCACAGCTATCTGCCGGGCGTAATGGTAGCGACTTTAGCAATAGATTTATCAGTGCAGGCATCCCAGATGTCGAAGTTCTAGGACATAATACAGGTAAAAATAATGAGTACACTGTACAAAGTGATTATGTTTATCCCTTTAGTAAAACAACTGTTTTAGAGACAGGTATAAAGGGTATCTTCAGAAATATTAAAAGCGATTTTGACAAAGCTGAACAGGATTTTGATTATAACCAAAATGTGGCGGCGGCTTATGGTGTGTTTGGTTTTAAATTGACTAAAAAGATAACGGTTAAGGCAGGTTTAAGAGCTGAGTATACTAAAATAGACGGGTTGGCGGGTCATACTTTAGACTTTAATAACGACTACTTTAATCTATTTCCGAGTATGGTGATTTCAAAGACTTTAAAAGGAATGTCTACGCTTAAGCTAAGTTATAACCGCCGGGTACAACGCCCAAGCTTATCTTATTTAAATCCTTTTAGAAATGAAAGTGATGTGTTTAATCCAACTCAGGGTAATCCAAAGCTCGCTCCTGAATTGACAGATAATATAGAACTTGGCTATTCGACTTTTATTAAGGGCTCGGTCATCACAGCATCGGTGTTTTACAAAAATACTCAGGATGTGATTGAGAGTGCCATAGCGCCAATAGTGGAGAATGGGGTAAGTAAAAATTTGATCTCTTATATCAATGTTGGGACCAGCAGGTCTTATGGGGTTAATGTGTTCGGTTCTTATAATCCAAAACCTAAATGGACGTTAATGGCCAATTTGGGTTTAAATACTTATGATGTTAATAGCCCTCAATACCATGTGAATACGGGTACATTTTTAAACTATACTGCTTTTGCGCGTTCGGCTTATGCCTTGCCTAAAGGTTGGACTACTGAGTTGTGGGGAGTGATCAATGCACCAAAACGTACTTTTCAAGGTAAGACAGATATGATGTATTTTTATGGTGGAGCGGTGAAAAAAGAGATTTTAAAGCAGAAAGCAACCATTGGTTTGAATGTTTTGAACCCTTTTAACCGGGATTTGAATATTAAGACTCAAAATACTACTCCAAATTCAACGCAGAAAACTGATATTCATTATCCTTTGCGTTCTTTTGGTGTGAACTTTAGCTATAAGTTTGGTAAAATGAATTTTAATGCCAAAAAGAAGAAGGTAAATAATGACGATTTAAAGAAAGATGAACAGCAACAAGGTGGTGGTGCTGGTGGAGTTGGCGGATTGCAGGGGAATTAG
- a CDS encoding YncE family protein, translating to MKKKAAITAVLLSLSAAMATQAQTTTGTHLLHTYRIGSDGGWDYLLADPASNNLYVAHGTQVNILNKKTGDSVGVILNTPRVHGIALVPVLNKGYTSNGKSGECTVFNTLTHVITGRVKVGENPDAIIYDDFSKKVIVFNGRSLDASVIDPKTDKVIATVALGGKPEAGVSDGKGNIYVNIETKNQVVRFDATTFKVTGTFNLEGGEEPTGLAIDRTTSRLFVGCSNKTMLILDAGTGKKIAALPIGEESDGIAFDPALKLAYSSNGDGTLTIVKESNANKFTVLENIKTVSGARTITLDPVSHHIFMPVADFKPATEKGKRPTKIPGTFRVLEYGI from the coding sequence ATGAAGAAGAAAGCAGCTATTACAGCCGTTTTGTTGAGTCTTTCAGCAGCTATGGCTACACAGGCACAAACTACAACAGGGACTCACCTACTTCACACTTATCGAATAGGTAGCGATGGTGGATGGGATTACCTTCTGGCAGATCCAGCATCTAATAATCTTTATGTTGCTCATGGAACACAAGTTAATATCCTCAACAAAAAAACCGGCGACTCCGTTGGAGTTATTTTGAATACGCCCAGGGTACATGGTATTGCACTTGTTCCGGTTTTAAATAAAGGTTATACCAGTAATGGAAAAAGTGGTGAATGCACCGTTTTCAATACTTTAACCCATGTAATAACCGGAAGAGTTAAAGTTGGTGAAAATCCAGATGCAATCATCTACGATGATTTCTCAAAGAAAGTAATTGTATTCAACGGACGTAGCCTAGATGCATCTGTCATTGATCCAAAAACAGATAAGGTGATTGCTACCGTCGCTCTTGGCGGCAAACCGGAAGCAGGTGTATCTGACGGCAAAGGAAATATTTATGTAAACATCGAAACCAAGAATCAGGTGGTGCGATTTGACGCAACCACATTTAAAGTTACAGGCACCTTCAATCTTGAGGGTGGAGAAGAACCAACTGGACTAGCAATAGATAGGACCACCTCCCGTTTATTTGTAGGATGTTCCAATAAAACAATGCTGATTCTTGATGCAGGAACAGGCAAAAAAATAGCTGCATTACCTATTGGAGAGGAAAGTGATGGAATAGCTTTTGATCCCGCTTTAAAACTAGCCTATAGTTCAAACGGTGACGGAACATTAACCATTGTTAAAGAGAGCAATGCCAACAAGTTCACAGTTCTGGAAAACATCAAGACTGTTTCAGGTGCCAGAACTATAACCTTAGATCCAGTTAGTCACCATATTTTTATGCCAGTTGCAGATTTCAAACCAGCAACGGAAAAAGGTAAAAGACCAACAAAAATACCAGGAACATTCAGAGTACTTGAATACGGCATTTAA
- a CDS encoding SusC/RagA family TonB-linked outer membrane protein encodes MKLTGIIILMITFQASAISFAQKVSINKKNIGLKALFKEINNQTGYDFIYNNEVLKHSANLDVNVNNEELSDLLNDIFSNKPLSFTIEDKNIIVRVTEKSNTKPDRVITGRVIAIDDKLPMPGVSVKIKGTTKATSTNSNGEFSIRVNDGDILIFSMLGYTKQEIVTTDKNIVNVSLAQDNNSLNEVVVTGIGGAVDKKTFTGATTKISVKDAELGGLPDPSRMLEGRVAGVSVQNTTGTFGTAPKIRVRGATSIYGSSKPLWVVDGAILEDVADVSADDLSTGDALTLVSSAVAGLNANDIETFQVLKDGSATSIYGARAKAGVIVITTKKGRSGFSQLNYVSELTVRATPSYSGFNIMNSQEQMGVYQQLFQRGWLNLAEVSTASSSGVYGKMYQLINSGQLLNTEEARNAYLREAEYRNTNWFDQLFSNDIMQNHSLSITSGTDKSQYYASVSAISDPGWAKQSQMKRYTANLNATYNISDKLKLNIITSGSYRTQKAPGTLGQTTNSVTAIVKRNFDINPYAYALNTSRTLDPNESYTRNYAPFNILTELENNYMDINVAEVKFQGQLSWKAIKNVEVSAFGSVRYQQTSQQHYIKDESNQALAYRSMPTTVIRNANPYLYTDPSVLYAVPISILPSGGIYNRTDYRALVNDLRANARYHNTFAEKHVLDVEGSASINSIERNNNWFRGWGLQYGLGEIPFVDYRVFKRGQEENSQYYSVGNTRGKEIAFFGKAAYAYDQKYSLEVTGRYEGSNKLGKTTSARWMPTWSVGGLWNASEENFFKNLSTPISTLTFRTSYSLMADRGPSTVTNSVVVIQSYNPWRPSTSDNETGLQISDLENADLTYEKQYELNLGMNFGLFKNRLNGDINYYRRKQFDLIGPIVTQGLGGQINKYGNVADMKTSGLEIALSGTVIKNSNFSWTSTFNYTHATTKVTNLQNRQRVIDLITSNGFALQNYPVRSLFSIPFVGLRNDGLPQFTNADGSTTVTGINFQNRTSLDFLKYEGPTDPTVTGGFGNVFSYKGFSFTPYITYSFGNVVRLNPVFKTEYSDLDATTREYFDAWTVPGDERFTKIPVILDRRYNKLNSQYSYAYNAYNYSSAMVAKGDFIRLKDISLAYQLPKTFLARIKVASASLRLNVSNLWLIYADKKLNGQDPEFVNAGGVALPLAKQYTLSLRLGL; translated from the coding sequence ATGAAGTTAACAGGAATAATAATTTTGATGATTACCTTTCAGGCAAGCGCAATAAGCTTTGCCCAAAAAGTAAGTATCAACAAAAAAAACATAGGGCTTAAAGCACTTTTTAAGGAAATAAACAATCAAACAGGCTATGATTTCATATACAATAATGAAGTTTTAAAACATTCAGCCAATCTTGATGTAAACGTAAATAATGAAGAATTATCAGATTTACTAAATGATATATTCTCAAATAAACCGCTTTCGTTTACTATTGAAGATAAAAATATAATTGTTAGAGTAACCGAAAAGTCAAATACCAAACCAGATCGAGTTATAACCGGTCGGGTTATCGCCATTGACGATAAACTCCCTATGCCAGGAGTTAGTGTTAAAATAAAAGGCACAACAAAAGCAACTTCGACAAATAGCAATGGAGAATTTTCTATCAGGGTAAACGATGGAGACATTTTGATTTTCTCGATGTTAGGTTACACTAAACAAGAAATTGTTACTACTGACAAAAACATAGTAAATGTAAGCTTAGCGCAGGACAACAATAGCTTAAATGAAGTAGTTGTGACTGGTATTGGCGGTGCAGTTGATAAAAAGACCTTTACTGGGGCCACCACAAAGATATCTGTTAAAGATGCAGAACTTGGAGGCTTACCTGATCCTAGTAGGATGCTGGAAGGTCGGGTTGCGGGTGTGAGTGTTCAAAACACGACCGGAACATTCGGTACAGCTCCTAAAATTAGAGTACGCGGTGCAACTTCTATTTACGGCAGTTCAAAACCTTTATGGGTTGTGGATGGTGCTATTTTAGAAGATGTTGCCGATGTTTCTGCAGATGATTTATCAACCGGTGATGCACTTACTTTAGTCAGCTCTGCCGTAGCCGGACTAAACGCAAATGACATTGAAACCTTCCAGGTTTTAAAAGATGGTTCTGCGACATCAATATATGGTGCCAGAGCTAAGGCGGGGGTAATTGTAATCACAACTAAAAAGGGTCGCTCGGGCTTTAGTCAGCTTAATTATGTTTCCGAACTTACCGTAAGGGCCACTCCTTCTTACAGTGGATTTAACATTATGAACTCTCAGGAGCAGATGGGCGTTTATCAGCAACTTTTCCAAAGAGGCTGGTTAAATTTGGCGGAAGTATCAACTGCTTCCTCAAGTGGTGTTTATGGTAAAATGTACCAATTAATTAACAGTGGTCAATTACTAAACACAGAAGAGGCCCGTAATGCTTATTTAAGAGAGGCAGAGTACAGAAATACCAATTGGTTTGACCAATTGTTTAGCAATGACATTATGCAGAACCATTCGTTAAGTATTACCTCTGGTACAGATAAATCTCAATACTATGCTTCGGTAAGTGCCATTTCTGATCCGGGATGGGCAAAACAATCTCAAATGAAAAGGTATACAGCTAACTTAAATGCTACATACAACATTTCTGACAAGCTAAAACTAAACATCATTACATCAGGAAGCTACAGAACTCAAAAAGCACCAGGTACACTAGGTCAGACTACCAATTCAGTAACCGCAATAGTTAAAAGAAATTTTGACATCAATCCTTATGCTTACGCTTTGAATACTTCAAGAACTCTTGATCCAAATGAAAGTTATACTAGAAATTATGCGCCATTTAACATCTTAACAGAGTTGGAAAACAACTATATGGATATCAATGTTGCGGAGGTAAAGTTTCAAGGACAATTAAGTTGGAAAGCAATTAAAAACGTAGAAGTGAGTGCTTTTGGTAGTGTTAGATATCAACAAACATCACAGCAACATTACATCAAAGATGAGTCTAACCAGGCTCTAGCTTATAGGTCAATGCCTACAACAGTTATACGTAATGCAAACCCTTATTTGTATACAGATCCATCTGTTCTTTATGCTGTTCCTATATCAATTTTACCTTCTGGTGGTATTTATAACAGAACAGATTATAGAGCCCTTGTAAATGACCTACGTGCCAATGCTAGATATCATAATACATTTGCAGAAAAACATGTTTTAGATGTTGAAGGAAGTGCTTCCATAAATTCTATCGAAAGAAATAACAACTGGTTTAGAGGTTGGGGCCTACAATATGGTTTAGGTGAAATTCCATTTGTGGATTATCGCGTTTTCAAAAGAGGTCAGGAAGAGAATAGCCAATACTATTCAGTTGGTAACACCAGAGGCAAAGAGATTGCTTTTTTTGGAAAGGCAGCTTATGCTTATGATCAAAAATACAGTTTGGAAGTGACAGGCAGGTACGAAGGATCGAACAAACTGGGCAAAACCACATCCGCAAGATGGATGCCTACATGGTCTGTTGGAGGATTGTGGAATGCAAGTGAAGAAAATTTCTTTAAAAATCTAAGCACACCAATATCTACCTTAACATTTAGAACTTCATATAGCTTAATGGCTGATCGCGGACCTTCAACTGTAACAAACTCCGTAGTAGTGATACAGAGTTATAACCCTTGGAGACCAAGTACATCGGATAATGAAACAGGTCTTCAAATTAGTGATTTGGAAAACGCTGACTTAACGTACGAAAAACAGTACGAACTAAACTTAGGTATGAATTTTGGCCTATTTAAAAACAGGTTAAATGGTGACATTAACTACTATAGAAGAAAGCAATTTGACCTTATCGGCCCAATAGTCACACAAGGTTTAGGTGGACAGATTAATAAATACGGAAACGTTGCCGATATGAAAACCAGTGGTTTAGAAATTGCACTTTCCGGAACAGTTATAAAAAACTCTAATTTCTCCTGGACATCGACATTTAACTATACCCACGCAACAACAAAAGTTACCAACCTCCAAAACAGACAAAGAGTTATTGATCTCATAACCAGTAATGGATTTGCACTTCAAAATTATCCCGTAAGATCACTATTCTCCATCCCATTTGTTGGATTGCGAAATGATGGTTTACCGCAATTCACTAACGCCGATGGGAGCACAACTGTTACAGGAATAAACTTCCAAAACAGAACTAGCCTGGATTTCCTAAAATATGAAGGCCCAACGGACCCGACAGTTACAGGTGGTTTTGGCAACGTTTTTAGCTACAAAGGTTTTAGCTTTACGCCATATATTACCTATTCATTTGGTAATGTGGTACGCCTAAACCCTGTATTTAAAACAGAATATTCAGATTTAGATGCGACAACCAGAGAGTATTTCGATGCATGGACTGTTCCTGGTGATGAGCGTTTTACAAAAATTCCGGTAATTCTAGATAGAAGGTATAACAAACTCAATAGTCAATATAGCTATGCTTATAATGCATATAACTATTCTTCAGCTATGGTAGCTAAAGGTGATTTTATTCGATTAAAAGATATTTCATTAGCCTATCAATTGCCTAAAACATTCTTAGCCCGCATAAAAGTTGCTTCAGCAAGTTTGAGACTCAACGTTTCTAATCTGTGGTTGATTTATGCAGATAAAAAGTTAAATGGACAAGACCCGGAATTTGTTAATGCCGGCGGTGTTGCACTCCCTTTAGCAAAACAATATACATTATCACTAAGATTAGGTCTTTAA